One genomic region from Desulfurella amilsii encodes:
- a CDS encoding LutC/YkgG family protein, translating to MQLTLWDDRFSNNDSFNFQAFEKKVKTGKGNSVEVYNCNIESARLILNNIIKRIDAKYIIAFESLLVKSILRGLEENSVNVYYSGDKKIANSADIGISEAEFAIAESGTLVEYSYSIWKRLVSAMPNVHIALVKANRIVKDFESAFEILKNHIIDASQISFITGPSITADIERVLTIGVHGPGKLVVIFIQENNNE from the coding sequence ATGCAGCTAACACTATGGGATGATAGATTTTCAAATAATGATTCATTTAACTTTCAAGCATTTGAGAAAAAAGTCAAAACAGGAAAAGGTAATTCTGTAGAAGTATATAACTGTAATATAGAATCAGCAAGGTTAATTTTAAACAATATTATAAAACGCATAGATGCAAAATACATCATTGCTTTTGAGTCTTTGCTGGTTAAGAGCATTTTAAGAGGTTTAGAAGAAAACTCTGTGAATGTATATTATTCCGGTGACAAAAAAATAGCAAATAGTGCAGATATTGGCATTTCTGAAGCAGAATTTGCCATAGCAGAAAGTGGTACTTTGGTTGAGTATTCTTACTCCATATGGAAGCGTTTGGTGTCTGCTATGCCAAACGTACATATTGCTTTGGTTAAAGCAAATAGAATCGTTAAGGATTTTGAATCGGCCTTTGAGATATTAAAAAACCACATCATTGATGCTTCACAGATTAGCTTCATAACGGGTCCAAGCATCACAGCAGACATTGAGAGAGTACTAACAATTGGTGTTCACGGCCCAGGAAAGCTTGTTGTAATTTTTATACAGGAGAACAATAATGAATAA
- a CDS encoding transposase has product MKTSFKKESIGPDEELRTFSIRINSNKLNKKVLSLIYSYRHFENILLILLKQNYEPFAQSKGSSDFKYLTNKQTLRNALLDYKAKNSKDADCLNGKYKDNQLWQDLKKAAKIIKQHNFVYIVDRVKSNYKTYFANTALWHKNHELFTGKPQHPKPKKLSKLTNYAVDIDKSDIGVNNLAAVFVNDKTTPSLVIDGTPFKRYNAKFNRLVSKLNEAKSKEVSNTQYPIEYTQKGKNIIRFISFLHSKRNKYFYDQFHKVSKRIVAYLQFANVADLYLSKSLSELKNNGECKLRKVTKQNFMQIPFFIKLLKNIEYKAQEKGINVHWINEVYSSKSSCISDNVVDIQNNPQLTNAFNGRRVKRGLFLDTWLNKTFNADINGAVNHIKIATAKNFEWLKSSLYKLCNPIKLKSDYKFCRLLKHLQNSGLGKSVFFANQNEKGVVSVIGVENGRK; this is encoded by the coding sequence ATGAAAACTAGCTTTAAAAAAGAAAGTATTGGCCCAGATGAAGAACTGCGAACATTTTCTATAAGAATAAACTCAAACAAACTAAACAAAAAAGTTCTTTCCTTGATTTATTCGTACCGCCACTTTGAAAACATCCTGCTTATACTTTTAAAGCAAAATTATGAGCCGTTTGCTCAATCCAAAGGCAGCAGTGATTTTAAATATCTCACCAATAAACAGACTCTAAGAAACGCTCTTTTAGACTACAAAGCCAAAAACTCAAAAGATGCAGACTGCTTAAATGGAAAATACAAAGACAATCAGTTATGGCAGGACTTAAAAAAAGCAGCTAAAATCATTAAACAGCACAATTTTGTCTATATCGTGGATAGGGTAAAATCAAACTACAAAACATACTTTGCCAATACAGCTCTATGGCATAAAAACCATGAGTTATTTACAGGCAAACCCCAACATCCAAAGCCTAAAAAGCTCTCTAAGTTAACCAACTATGCTGTTGATATAGATAAAAGCGATATTGGTGTAAATAACCTTGCAGCGGTTTTTGTAAACGATAAAACAACTCCATCTCTTGTAATAGACGGCACGCCTTTTAAACGCTACAATGCAAAATTCAACAGGCTCGTATCAAAGCTCAATGAAGCAAAGTCTAAAGAAGTATCAAACACGCAGTATCCAATAGAATACACTCAAAAAGGCAAGAACATAATACGATTCATTTCTTTTCTGCATTCTAAAAGGAATAAATATTTTTATGATCAATTTCATAAGGTCTCAAAACGCATCGTAGCGTATCTGCAGTTCGCCAATGTAGCGGATCTTTACTTGTCTAAAAGTCTTTCAGAGCTTAAAAACAACGGCGAATGCAAATTAAGAAAAGTCACGAAGCAGAATTTTATGCAGATACCTTTTTTTATTAAGCTTTTAAAAAACATCGAATATAAAGCACAAGAAAAAGGCATTAATGTCCACTGGATCAACGAAGTTTACTCTTCCAAATCAAGCTGTATATCAGACAATGTGGTTGATATACAAAACAACCCTCAATTGACTAATGCTTTCAATGGAAGGCGTGTTAAGAGAGGGTTGTTTTTAGACACTTGGCTAAACAAGACATTCAACGCAGACATAAATGGAGCAGTAAACCACATTAAGATAGCTACAGCAAAAAACTTCGAGTGGTTGAAAAGCAGTCTTTATAAACTCTGCAACCCAATTAAACTAAAAAGCGACTACAAATTCTGCAGACTTTTAAAGCATTTGCAGAATAGTGGGTTGGGCAAGTCTGTGTTTTTCGCAAACCAAAACGAAAAAGGCGTTGTGTCTGTTATTGGAGTAGAAAATGGTAGAAAATAA
- a CDS encoding methyl-accepting chemotaxis protein, with amino-acid sequence MDIVFLALMVLYILFCAIFYYFNQNLIFLLFCLFSVGFFVLLGVLLKHKFIKLIKVESTKLKNNFFKKERIDLTSTINLNSIFKGFISVLDNIKTQLKEIFNEKFTNDTYIAISAAKISFDTQKTNDDVKKTFQELSIIETGLNDSNNAVKNIAENTVAIVDYMGKINQVLETSSKNAKSVIETTENISMKINSNREHIMKLNESSSKIGEIIDVINEITDQTSLLSLNAAIEAARAGEHGRGFAVVADEIRKLAENTLNATNEISNHIKTVQNDVKTVIDANTQVGELVVQNKEIVEQSISAFLDVTNHINQANKMINNIASAVEEQSKLISDINQRMQIITDHLKNASSSVDQISSNTAEFAKKAENGFKILQNVNSSHHLDKIYEIAQIGKEKIEAVFSDAVAKGIITSSDLWDRNYIAIPNTKPQKYETRFTKFIKDYIQLIEDELLAKDANFSTVVVVDNNGYLAAHNSKYDKPLTGDYQTDLKGNRSKRLLNDPISLASARSTQPVYVQIYPRDTGEIMYRLSVPIVFEGKHWGALRIGFNI; translated from the coding sequence ATGGACATTGTGTTTTTAGCTTTAATGGTTTTATATATATTGTTTTGCGCTATATTTTACTACTTTAATCAAAATTTGATTTTCTTACTTTTTTGTTTATTTTCTGTTGGCTTTTTTGTTTTGCTTGGGGTTCTGCTAAAACACAAGTTTATAAAGTTAATCAAAGTTGAATCAACCAAATTAAAAAACAATTTTTTTAAAAAAGAACGTATAGACTTAACTAGCACAATCAACTTAAATAGTATTTTTAAAGGATTTATTAGTGTTTTGGACAACATAAAAACCCAGCTAAAAGAGATATTTAATGAAAAATTTACCAATGATACATACATTGCAATATCAGCTGCAAAAATAAGTTTTGATACACAAAAAACAAATGACGATGTCAAAAAAACTTTTCAGGAACTATCAATCATAGAAACAGGCTTAAATGACTCAAACAACGCCGTAAAAAACATTGCTGAAAACACCGTTGCAATCGTAGACTACATGGGCAAAATTAATCAAGTTTTAGAAACATCCTCTAAAAATGCAAAAAGCGTTATAGAAACAACTGAAAATATTTCGATGAAAATTAACAGCAACCGCGAACATATAATGAAGCTAAATGAGTCCTCATCAAAAATAGGTGAAATAATTGATGTAATCAATGAAATTACTGACCAAACCTCCCTTTTGTCGCTAAATGCTGCCATTGAAGCTGCCCGTGCTGGAGAACACGGCAGAGGCTTTGCCGTTGTTGCAGATGAAATTAGAAAATTAGCCGAAAATACGCTTAATGCAACAAACGAAATCTCAAACCATATAAAAACAGTTCAAAATGATGTAAAAACTGTTATAGATGCAAATACACAGGTAGGTGAGTTGGTTGTCCAAAACAAAGAAATTGTTGAGCAAAGCATAAGCGCTTTTTTAGATGTTACAAATCACATTAATCAAGCAAATAAGATGATAAACAACATTGCAAGCGCAGTAGAAGAACAATCAAAATTAATAAGTGATATTAATCAAAGAATGCAAATAATCACAGATCACTTAAAAAATGCATCAAGTAGCGTCGATCAAATTAGTTCAAACACCGCTGAATTCGCAAAAAAAGCCGAAAACGGCTTTAAAATACTGCAAAACGTAAACAGCAGTCATCATCTAGATAAAATTTATGAAATTGCTCAAATAGGCAAAGAAAAAATTGAGGCTGTGTTCAGCGATGCGGTGGCAAAAGGCATAATAACATCAAGCGATCTTTGGGATAGAAACTACATAGCTATACCCAACACAAAACCACAAAAGTATGAAACGCGTTTTACAAAGTTCATCAAAGACTATATACAGTTAATTGAAGATGAACTTTTAGCAAAGGATGCAAATTTTTCAACAGTTGTAGTTGTAGATAACAATGGCTACCTAGCTGCGCATAATTCAAAATACGACAAACCCTTAACAGGCGATTACCAAACAGACTTAAAAGGCAATAGGTCAAAAAGACTTCTAAATGACCCCATTAGCTTAGCTTCAGCCCGCAGCACACAACCCGTATATGTTCAAATTTACCCACGAGACACAGGCGAGATAATGTATAGGCTTTCTGTGCCTATAGTATTTGAAGGCAAACACTGGGGTGCTTTAAGGATAGGCTTTAATATATAG
- the ldhH gene encoding L-lactate dehydrogenase (quinone) large subunit LdhH: protein MNKKEFKNKINEKLNDTVQKKNLTKFYEEYPQARKRAFLGYDFEALRSDIARIKQNTVYKLQELADKFQKALELNGVHFYKATTDKEVVDYILSICKQKNVKLVVKSKSMLSEEVELAQSFKQAGIESQETDLGEWIIQIAGHRPSHMVMPAIHLNRQQVADYFEKQLGKNMKPDIEFLVHTARVELREKFLKADLGISGCNIAVAENGAMFILTNEGNARLTSSLPKTHIILVGYEKLVEHFEDAIPILRTLPRSATAQILTSYVNIISGPSEALIEKPDGTYSIEKKELHVILVDHGRLEMAKDPIFKELYQCIRCAACTNVCPVYALVGGHVFGHIYTGGIGALLNAFIGSASLADQIQNLCITCGRCKEVCSGNIDIPNLIIEMRKKSVEKEGLSTVPKVAFQNIMSNRAVFHNMLKLAKLGQKPFSKNTQFIRNLPLFLSKYTKDRSLPAIADVAFRDSFNSIKQRKPTEDKKIAFFSGCLIDFVYPEVGKAVVESLNKLGFNVFFPNEQTCCGTPMYLTGDKETARKVAMQNLDAMEKLDPDYIVIACPTGVEMWEKYPKIFEDDAVYLALAKKYKERVREYTSFVSNYLNEKHLKLNSLKSLGIATYHDSCHLKRVLGVEKQPRDLLNQAFDTNFVEMEHPDQCCGMAGSYSVKFPEISRELGNQKHKDIISSTANIAFVGCPACMLQIRGLMDKKGGNIKVMHIAQLVNEGLG from the coding sequence ATGAATAAAAAAGAGTTTAAAAATAAAATTAATGAAAAACTAAACGATACTGTCCAGAAGAAAAACCTAACTAAGTTTTACGAAGAATACCCACAGGCAAGAAAAAGAGCATTTTTGGGCTACGACTTTGAAGCCTTAAGAAGTGATATTGCACGCATAAAGCAAAACACAGTTTATAAGCTTCAAGAGCTTGCTGATAAATTTCAAAAAGCCCTTGAGCTAAACGGCGTACACTTTTATAAAGCTACAACAGATAAAGAAGTGGTTGATTATATACTAAGCATATGCAAGCAAAAAAATGTAAAATTGGTTGTAAAAAGCAAATCAATGCTCTCAGAAGAAGTAGAGTTAGCACAAAGCTTCAAACAAGCAGGCATAGAGTCTCAGGAAACTGATTTAGGAGAATGGATTATACAGATTGCAGGTCACAGGCCATCACACATGGTAATGCCTGCTATACACTTAAACAGACAGCAAGTTGCAGATTACTTTGAAAAGCAGCTTGGCAAAAATATGAAGCCCGATATTGAATTTCTTGTTCACACCGCACGTGTGGAGTTAAGGGAAAAGTTTCTAAAAGCGGATCTTGGTATATCTGGTTGCAATATAGCAGTAGCTGAAAATGGAGCAATGTTTATATTAACAAATGAAGGTAACGCCAGACTCACCTCTTCTTTGCCAAAAACACACATAATACTTGTAGGTTATGAAAAACTCGTTGAACACTTTGAAGACGCAATACCCATTCTAAGAACGCTACCAAGAAGCGCTACAGCCCAAATACTAACATCTTATGTAAACATCATATCCGGTCCCTCAGAAGCGTTGATTGAAAAACCAGATGGCACTTACTCAATTGAGAAAAAAGAACTCCATGTAATTTTAGTAGACCACGGCAGATTAGAGATGGCAAAAGATCCTATATTCAAAGAGCTCTATCAGTGTATAAGATGTGCAGCCTGCACTAATGTATGTCCAGTGTATGCTTTAGTAGGCGGCCATGTGTTTGGACATATTTATACAGGTGGCATAGGAGCGCTATTAAACGCTTTCATTGGAAGTGCTTCTTTAGCAGATCAGATACAAAACTTATGTATTACCTGTGGAAGGTGCAAGGAAGTGTGTTCTGGTAACATAGATATACCAAACTTGATAATTGAAATGAGAAAAAAAAGCGTAGAAAAAGAAGGCCTAAGCACTGTCCCTAAAGTAGCTTTCCAAAACATTATGTCAAACAGGGCAGTATTTCACAATATGTTAAAGCTTGCAAAGTTAGGACAAAAGCCTTTTAGTAAAAATACACAGTTTATAAGAAATCTGCCTTTGTTTTTATCAAAATACACAAAAGATAGGTCATTACCTGCTATTGCAGATGTAGCTTTTAGAGATTCATTTAACAGCATAAAACAAAGAAAGCCAACAGAAGATAAAAAAATAGCCTTTTTTAGTGGCTGTTTGATTGACTTTGTCTACCCAGAAGTAGGTAAAGCTGTAGTAGAAAGCTTAAATAAATTGGGGTTTAACGTCTTTTTCCCAAATGAGCAAACCTGTTGCGGCACACCTATGTACTTAACAGGCGATAAAGAAACTGCCAGAAAGGTTGCCATGCAAAACCTCGATGCAATGGAAAAACTTGATCCGGACTACATAGTTATAGCTTGCCCCACAGGCGTAGAAATGTGGGAGAAGTACCCAAAAATATTTGAAGATGATGCAGTCTATCTTGCCCTTGCAAAAAAGTATAAAGAAAGGGTCAGGGAATACACAAGCTTTGTAAGTAATTACTTAAATGAAAAGCACCTAAAGCTCAATTCGCTAAAAAGTTTAGGTATTGCCACATACCACGACTCCTGTCACCTAAAAAGGGTGCTTGGAGTAGAAAAACAACCCCGAGATCTCCTAAATCAAGCATTTGACACTAACTTTGTAGAAATGGAACACCCTGACCAATGCTGCGGTATGGCTGGCTCTTACTCCGTTAAGTTTCCTGAGATTTCAAGAGAGCTTGGCAATCAAAAGCACAAAGATATCATAAGTTCGACTGCAAATATAGCTTTTGTGGGATGTCCTGCATGTATGCTTCAAATTAGAGGGCTAATGGATAAAAAAGGTGGCAATATAAAAGTTATGCATATCGCACAGCTTGTTAATGAGGGTCTTGGCTAA
- a CDS encoding TIGR00725 family protein → MYLIGVIGSQKATEKAKKIAYEVGKLIALNNFVLVCGGLEGVMEAASKGAFEHGGLTVGILPDKNKQNANPYIKIPIASGMGYARNFCIVQSVDCLIAIEGSFGTLNEISAALNLQKTVIGLECSWNIENMKFAKDPQEAVELAKKFTLS, encoded by the coding sequence ATGTATTTAATAGGCGTCATAGGATCTCAAAAGGCAACTGAAAAAGCAAAAAAAATTGCTTATGAGGTGGGAAAACTCATAGCTTTAAATAATTTTGTGCTTGTATGCGGCGGTTTAGAAGGTGTTATGGAAGCAGCGAGCAAAGGCGCTTTTGAACATGGTGGTCTAACCGTAGGTATTTTGCCAGATAAAAACAAACAAAACGCAAATCCATATATTAAAATACCTATAGCCTCAGGTATGGGTTATGCGCGAAATTTCTGCATTGTGCAAAGTGTAGATTGCTTGATTGCCATCGAAGGCAGTTTTGGCACGTTAAATGAAATCTCTGCTGCACTTAATTTGCAAAAGACAGTCATTGGCCTTGAGTGTTCATGGAATATTGAAAACATGAAGTTTGCCAAAGATCCCCAGGAAGCAGTTGAGTTAGCTAAAAAATTTACTTTAAGTTAA
- a CDS encoding glycerate kinase produces the protein MKILVSINAFKGAISTVLATDTTAQELLGFDFSVEKSYIADGGDGTVEVAATMGANLKYYDTYDPLMRPIKAPIAWFEKIAVIEMAKASGLALIKQEEKNPLKTTSFGTGVLIKKAIEEGAEEIILGIGGSATVDGGIGILEALNFKFLDAKGNPSWMGGESLQNIRTIVKSPINFPKITIASDVTNPLLGPNGASKVFGPQKGADPQMVEFLDDALAHFNDITKKYFNIDIADAQGAGAAGGIGGFASVYLNAQLKPGAELFMDLGNFNEKASESDVLITGEGALDKQTSCGKAPYRVAKRFKSINKNGLTIALSGSVLDRNTYEDAIDVALSIIHRPLSIKESIESTQSLLRLTTREVAKILLWSQAHNEFKVN, from the coding sequence ATGAAAATTTTGGTCAGCATTAATGCATTTAAAGGAGCAATATCTACAGTTTTGGCAACAGATACAACAGCACAGGAGCTTTTAGGTTTTGACTTTAGTGTAGAAAAAAGCTACATTGCAGATGGTGGTGATGGAACCGTTGAAGTAGCTGCCACAATGGGTGCAAACTTAAAATACTACGACACCTACGACCCTCTTATGAGGCCAATTAAAGCCCCAATTGCGTGGTTTGAAAAAATTGCAGTGATTGAGATGGCAAAAGCAAGCGGCCTTGCCCTCATTAAACAAGAAGAAAAAAATCCTCTAAAAACAACCTCATTTGGTACAGGCGTCCTTATAAAAAAAGCTATTGAAGAAGGAGCGGAAGAAATTATACTCGGTATTGGCGGATCTGCTACGGTTGATGGCGGCATTGGGATACTTGAAGCCCTTAATTTTAAATTTCTGGATGCAAAAGGTAATCCATCGTGGATGGGCGGCGAGTCATTACAAAATATTCGCACGATTGTAAAAAGTCCTATAAATTTTCCAAAAATTACAATAGCAAGCGACGTAACAAACCCGCTACTTGGACCAAACGGCGCAAGTAAAGTATTTGGTCCACAAAAAGGAGCCGATCCTCAAATGGTGGAATTTTTAGATGATGCACTAGCTCATTTTAATGACATCACAAAAAAATATTTCAATATCGATATAGCAGATGCTCAAGGCGCAGGTGCAGCTGGCGGTATTGGCGGATTTGCAAGCGTATATTTAAATGCACAGCTAAAACCTGGCGCTGAACTATTTATGGACCTAGGTAACTTTAATGAAAAAGCTAGTGAATCAGATGTACTAATAACAGGCGAAGGTGCGCTCGATAAACAAACATCCTGCGGCAAAGCACCATACCGTGTTGCAAAAAGGTTTAAAAGCATAAATAAAAACGGTTTAACAATTGCTTTATCCGGGAGTGTTTTAGATAGAAACACTTATGAGGATGCAATAGATGTTGCCTTAAGCATCATACATAGACCTTTATCTATAAAAGAATCTATTGAAAGCACACAATCATTGTTACGATTGACCACTCGCGAGGTTGCAAAAATTTTATTATGGAGTCAAGCACACAATGAATTCAAGGTAAACTAA
- the uvrA gene encoding excinuclease ABC subunit UvrA has protein sequence MLDYIFIKGAKQHNLKNIDIKIPKFKIVSFVGPSGSGKSTVVFDIVYAEGQRRYIESLSAYTRQFLEKLEKSDVDHIEGLSPSISIDQKLSSNSRSTVGTTTEIYDYARIIWANLAQYYCYNCGRKIEQQTPQDIVDKIFELKDKKILIMRPIAINKKGEFSQEFSLLAKQGFLRIIVDDIEYTLDEPPKLDKNKKHTIFLVVDRIIVDENSKERIQQSVELALKNSKTIYVKDVEKDSQDVYSTEFSCPVCNINYSPKNAQSFSFNSPLGACPVCHGLGFVNKLKLEALINENLSLKEGAVKPFSKPRYAQANDYAMQKCKQFGIDVYVPFKDLTSHQKDYILFGSGDFDGIIAMVERFFESDIFFASQNAYLHASVVCPECKGFRLNKESLSAKINGLNIIDVTNLRIDETLEFFKNLEKSLAPTQKQIAKNPLNEIIKRLSFLVDLNLDYLTLSRNTATLSGGEAQRVKLATQIGTSLSGVTYCLDEPSIGLHPSETEKLIKILKELCDLGNTILMVEHNEFLIKNSDYIIDIGPKSGNFGGEVCASGTLKEILENENSLTGKYLSGKLKIEIPEKRKIKDFIKLKNVNVHNIKDLNIDIALGCLVGISGVSGSGKSSLIFDFLLPKLKEKINIQQAFDKKAPQEIDDASLNLTDSEIFDSNVSGDIENFQLIERVIAINQSPIGRTPRSNPATYTSVFTDIRELFANVTQAKILGFTPARFSFNVAGGRCEKCKGEGYIKVEMQFLPDVYVLCETCAGKRYNESTLSVYYKDKNIADVLNMSLDEAYEFFSNVPKIKNKLGVLRDIGLGYIKLGQNATTLSGGEAQRVKLAKELIIPQNKKTLYLFDEPSRGLHPDDIKKLLQVINRLIDNGHSVIIIEHDLDILKSADYIIDMGTGGGDKGGEVIAIGTPQDIAKNPKSLTGKYLKEKLEESNVFNRRHRISKGN, from the coding sequence ATGTTAGATTATATATTTATCAAAGGTGCAAAACAGCACAACTTAAAAAATATAGATATTAAAATTCCTAAATTTAAAATTGTAAGTTTTGTTGGGCCATCTGGTTCTGGAAAGTCAACCGTTGTATTTGATATCGTATACGCCGAAGGCCAGCGCAGATACATTGAGTCATTGTCAGCCTATACGCGTCAGTTTTTGGAGAAACTAGAAAAAAGCGATGTTGACCATATTGAAGGGTTATCTCCCTCTATCAGTATCGATCAAAAACTTTCATCAAACAGCCGATCTACCGTTGGCACAACAACAGAAATTTACGATTATGCAAGAATTATTTGGGCAAATCTAGCGCAATACTATTGCTACAATTGTGGTCGCAAAATCGAGCAGCAAACACCGCAAGATATTGTTGATAAAATTTTTGAGCTTAAAGATAAAAAAATACTTATAATGCGCCCCATTGCAATAAACAAAAAGGGAGAATTTTCTCAAGAGTTTAGCCTTCTTGCAAAACAAGGATTTTTGAGGATTATTGTAGATGATATTGAATACACGCTTGATGAACCACCAAAATTAGATAAAAATAAAAAACATACGATTTTTCTTGTGGTAGACAGAATCATTGTAGATGAAAATTCAAAAGAGCGCATACAGCAATCTGTAGAGTTAGCCTTAAAGAACTCGAAAACAATATATGTAAAAGATGTAGAAAAAGACTCGCAAGATGTATATTCTACTGAATTTAGTTGCCCTGTGTGTAATATCAATTACTCACCCAAAAACGCTCAAAGCTTTTCTTTTAACTCTCCGCTTGGTGCATGCCCTGTGTGCCACGGACTGGGCTTTGTAAATAAATTAAAACTAGAGGCTTTGATTAACGAAAATCTATCCTTAAAAGAGGGTGCGGTAAAACCATTTTCAAAGCCTCGATACGCTCAAGCAAACGACTATGCAATGCAAAAATGCAAACAATTTGGCATAGATGTTTACGTGCCGTTTAAAGATTTAACAAGTCATCAAAAGGATTATATCCTTTTTGGAAGTGGCGATTTTGACGGGATTATAGCTATGGTTGAGCGTTTTTTTGAATCCGATATCTTTTTTGCAAGCCAAAATGCCTATTTACACGCTAGCGTTGTATGTCCGGAGTGTAAAGGTTTTAGATTAAACAAAGAAAGCTTGTCGGCTAAAATAAACGGCCTTAATATTATAGATGTTACAAATTTGCGCATAGACGAAACGTTGGAGTTTTTTAAAAACCTTGAAAAAAGCTTAGCACCCACACAAAAACAAATTGCAAAGAACCCTTTAAACGAGATAATCAAGCGGCTGAGTTTCCTTGTGGATCTAAATTTAGATTATTTAACACTCTCAAGAAACACAGCTACTTTGTCTGGCGGTGAAGCGCAAAGGGTAAAACTAGCAACCCAGATTGGTACCTCGCTAAGTGGCGTAACATACTGTTTAGATGAGCCATCGATTGGCCTGCATCCATCAGAAACGGAAAAACTCATAAAGATTTTAAAAGAGTTGTGCGATTTAGGCAATACAATTTTAATGGTAGAGCATAATGAGTTTTTAATAAAAAATAGTGACTATATTATAGATATTGGACCTAAAAGCGGAAATTTTGGCGGAGAAGTATGCGCATCTGGTACATTAAAAGAAATACTGGAAAATGAAAATTCTCTAACTGGCAAATACCTATCTGGTAAACTAAAGATAGAAATACCAGAAAAAAGAAAAATCAAAGATTTTATTAAACTAAAAAATGTCAATGTACATAACATAAAAGATTTAAATATTGATATAGCGCTTGGGTGCTTGGTAGGCATAAGCGGAGTCTCAGGCAGCGGCAAATCAAGCTTGATTTTTGATTTTCTTTTGCCAAAATTAAAAGAAAAAATCAACATCCAGCAAGCCTTTGATAAAAAAGCTCCTCAAGAAATAGACGACGCTTCTTTAAATTTAACAGATAGCGAAATTTTTGACTCTAATGTGTCTGGCGATATCGAAAACTTTCAATTAATTGAGCGCGTTATTGCCATTAACCAATCGCCGATAGGCAGAACACCTAGATCCAACCCCGCAACCTACACTTCTGTTTTTACGGATATTAGAGAGTTATTTGCAAATGTTACGCAGGCAAAGATACTTGGGTTTACACCAGCGCGCTTTAGCTTTAATGTAGCTGGTGGCAGGTGTGAAAAATGCAAGGGAGAGGGCTATATTAAAGTTGAAATGCAGTTTTTGCCCGATGTGTACGTATTGTGTGAGACTTGCGCAGGCAAAAGATACAACGAATCAACTCTATCTGTTTATTATAAAGATAAAAATATAGCTGATGTACTAAATATGAGTCTAGATGAAGCCTATGAGTTTTTTAGCAATGTTCCAAAAATAAAAAATAAATTAGGTGTATTGAGAGATATTGGTCTTGGCTATATCAAATTAGGCCAAAACGCAACAACATTATCTGGCGGTGAAGCCCAGCGCGTAAAACTAGCCAAAGAACTAATAATTCCTCAAAATAAAAAAACTCTGTACTTATTTGATGAGCCATCTCGCGGTTTACACCCAGACGATATAAAAAAATTATTGCAGGTAATAAACAGGCTAATAGATAATGGCCACAGCGTAATTATTATTGAGCATGATTTAGATATACTAAAAAGCGCTGACTATATTATTGATATGGGCACAGGTGGTGGTGATAAAGGTGGAGAAGTTATAGCTATAGGCACGCCACAAGATATTGCAAAAAACCCCAAATCGCTTACGGGAAAATACTTAAAAGAAAAATTGGAGGAATCAAATGTATTTAATAGGCGTCATAGGATCTCAAAAGGCAACTGA